A part of Streptococcus porcinus genomic DNA contains:
- a CDS encoding sensor histidine kinase — protein sequence MAKAKQLQWSLRSYFVVLFIGILFITCLSGLLVVYALRTGLQLEGHLLFWITIYTGVILILGSFIMWQGSIHLTRPIQDLNQAVKAVAQGNFDYQIVRKTYPKDTAPYHNEIDQLSQNVNQMAQDLKNLAQLRQDFISNVSHELKTPVASLVGLSDLLADSDLNREDQAELLALMQSETLRLSRLCDDILNLSRLDRQDQLRIEKVRVDEQIRHSLILLKEKWKDKEIQIDFQALPLVWGTDPDLSMQIWLNLLDNAIKYSGIQVNLTIIMKADHKGLSLTFQDKGIGIAPDKLRYIFDQFYQVDQSHSQEGNGLGLAIVKRIVTLLKGQLEVFSQEGEGTQVILFLPKLVD from the coding sequence ATGGCAAAAGCTAAACAATTACAGTGGTCTTTACGGTCTTATTTCGTTGTTTTATTTATTGGGATTCTCTTTATAACTTGTCTGTCGGGTCTTCTTGTCGTTTATGCTCTAAGAACTGGTTTACAACTTGAAGGGCACTTGCTTTTTTGGATTACGATTTATACCGGTGTTATTCTCATACTTGGTAGCTTCATTATGTGGCAGGGGTCGATTCATCTAACACGTCCTATCCAAGATTTGAATCAGGCTGTTAAAGCAGTAGCTCAAGGGAATTTCGATTATCAGATCGTCCGTAAAACCTATCCTAAGGATACCGCTCCATATCATAACGAAATTGATCAGCTGTCTCAAAACGTTAATCAGATGGCCCAAGATTTGAAGAATTTGGCGCAGCTGCGTCAAGATTTTATTTCAAACGTTTCCCATGAGTTGAAAACGCCAGTGGCTTCTTTGGTGGGATTGAGTGATTTGCTTGCTGACTCTGATTTGAATAGGGAAGATCAGGCTGAGCTCTTAGCATTGATGCAGTCTGAAACCTTAAGACTGAGTCGACTTTGTGATGATATTTTGAATTTATCACGCTTAGATCGTCAAGACCAGCTTCGCATTGAAAAAGTTAGAGTAGATGAACAAATTAGGCATAGCCTTATTCTGTTAAAAGAAAAGTGGAAAGATAAAGAGATCCAAATTGATTTTCAGGCACTTCCTTTAGTGTGGGGAACGGACCCTGATTTAAGTATGCAAATTTGGCTTAACTTACTCGATAATGCTATTAAATACTCCGGAATACAAGTTAATCTGACAATTATCATGAAAGCAGACCACAAAGGCCTCTCTCTTACTTTCCAAGATAAGGGGATAGGTATTGCTCCTGACAAATTACGGTATATTTTTGATCAGTTTTATCAAGTCGACCAATCTCATAGTCAAGAAGGAAATGGACTCGGCTTAGCTATTGTTAAACGTATTGTGACCTTACTTAAGGGTCAATTAGAAGTATTCAGTCAAGAAGGTGAAGGAACGCAAGTCATACTTTTTCTGCCAAAACTAGTTGACTAA
- a CDS encoding class II fructose-bisphosphate aldolase gives MKVSMLSLLKEAQKQHFAVPAMNFIDFSSAKAYLEASQEKGLPLILAFAQTHNNWLALEDAAMIGRYIQEKASTPIVLHLDHGQDLDFIKRAINLGFNSVMIDASMQTFDDNVSLTREVVNYAHARGVDVEAEIGFVGANENLENHQVIESIYTSLEDAQTFYQKTHVDSLAISIGTAHGIYNGTPEINFERLAQISSQLPIPLVLHGGSSSGDANLKRCAREGIAKINIFSDVITAAFAYQQKHQVKDYPNLQQGMQRAMKEVLLHYYDVFETKEVLSDESKCQS, from the coding sequence ATGAAAGTAAGCATGTTATCTCTCTTAAAAGAGGCGCAAAAGCAACATTTTGCGGTTCCAGCCATGAACTTCATTGACTTTTCAAGTGCAAAGGCATATCTAGAAGCTAGTCAAGAAAAGGGACTGCCTCTTATCCTTGCTTTTGCTCAGACTCACAATAATTGGCTGGCTTTAGAGGATGCGGCTATGATAGGACGGTATATCCAAGAAAAAGCCAGTACGCCTATAGTTCTACATTTAGATCACGGTCAAGATTTGGACTTTATTAAAAGAGCTATTAATTTAGGATTTAATTCCGTGATGATTGATGCTTCCATGCAAACCTTTGATGACAATGTCAGTCTGACAAGAGAAGTGGTTAACTATGCTCATGCTAGGGGTGTTGACGTCGAAGCTGAAATAGGTTTTGTAGGAGCTAATGAAAATTTGGAAAACCATCAGGTTATAGAGTCCATATATACAAGTTTAGAGGATGCACAAACATTCTATCAAAAGACGCATGTTGACAGTTTAGCTATCTCTATTGGAACCGCTCATGGCATTTATAATGGAACCCCTGAAATTAATTTTGAAAGGTTAGCACAAATTTCTAGTCAACTTCCTATTCCTCTTGTTTTACATGGAGGTTCCTCTTCAGGTGATGCTAACTTGAAGAGGTGCGCGCGTGAAGGCATTGCCAAAATCAATATTTTTTCCGATGTTATTACTGCGGCATTTGCCTATCAACAAAAGCATCAAGTTAAAGACTATCCAAACCTACAACAAGGAATGCAAAGGGCAATGAAAGAAGTCCTACTCCATTATTATGATGTTTTTGAAACCAAGGAGGTTTTGAGTGATGAAAGCAAGTGTCAATCCTAA
- a CDS encoding phosphatidylglycerophosphatase A family protein, producing MKSDTQLKEVASQLLTTRGVMLEDIAELVMSLQNKYIPNLTIDECLENVSAVLKKREVQNAIITGVELDKLAEQHVLSQPLLDILNTDEGLYGIDEILALSIVNLYGSIGFTNYGYLDKTKPGIIARLNVKDGKSCHTFLDDIVCAIAAAAASRIAHNDPDKSAIANQQ from the coding sequence ATGAAAAGTGATACACAATTAAAAGAAGTAGCTTCTCAACTCTTAACCACACGTGGAGTTATGCTTGAAGATATAGCAGAATTGGTTATGTCCTTGCAAAATAAATATATCCCAAATCTAACTATTGACGAATGTTTAGAAAACGTTTCAGCTGTATTAAAAAAACGTGAGGTGCAAAACGCCATTATTACAGGCGTTGAACTGGATAAATTAGCTGAACAACATGTGTTAAGTCAGCCCCTACTTGACATTCTTAACACGGACGAAGGTCTCTATGGTATCGACGAAATCTTGGCCTTGTCTATCGTGAACCTTTATGGTTCAATCGGCTTTACAAACTACGGTTATTTAGACAAAACAAAACCAGGTATCATTGCTCGTTTAAACGTTAAAGACGGCAAATCGTGTCACACCTTTTTAGATGATATTGTATGTGCTATTGCCGCAGCGGCAGCAAGTCGTATCGCTCATAATGATCCCGACAAAAGTGCCATTGCTAACCAGCAATAG
- a CDS encoding PTS sugar transporter subunit IIB, producing the protein MKKLLVMCGSGIATSTVVMGKVKTWLEENGYDKDVKLYQSKIAEEVNHIDDYDIVISTTVVPESVQDKVIMGLPLLTGIGADALWEEVKKEIEA; encoded by the coding sequence ATGAAAAAATTATTAGTTATGTGTGGCTCTGGTATTGCGACATCAACAGTTGTTATGGGAAAAGTCAAAACCTGGCTAGAAGAAAATGGATATGACAAAGATGTTAAGCTTTATCAATCTAAAATTGCTGAAGAAGTTAATCACATTGATGATTATGATATTGTTATTTCAACAACGGTTGTCCCAGAGAGTGTTCAAGATAAGGTGATTATGGGATTGCCTTTGTTAACGGGAATTGGTGCAGATGCTCTGTGGGAAGAGGTTAAAAAAGAAATCGAGGCATAA
- a CDS encoding zinc ribbon domain-containing protein — MEKFCQSCAMPLMPKKRDLRGHNADATKSDEYCYLCYLNGQFTEPHITFEQMVAKGKAGIQSSPGNRLVKWLVMTTYPIMLKKTKRWRR, encoded by the coding sequence ATGGAAAAATTTTGTCAGTCCTGTGCCATGCCTTTAATGCCAAAAAAGAGAGATCTCCGTGGCCATAATGCTGATGCAACAAAGTCAGATGAGTATTGTTACCTTTGCTATCTGAATGGGCAATTTACAGAACCTCATATTACCTTTGAGCAAATGGTTGCTAAAGGTAAAGCAGGGATTCAATCAAGCCCAGGAAATCGCTTGGTTAAGTGGTTAGTAATGACAACCTATCCTATTATGCTGAAAAAAACGAAAAGGTGGCGTCGGTAG
- a CDS encoding PTS galactitol transporter subunit IIC — protein MFDILQKFIDLGAIVVLPILIFIFGLLLGTPARKAFNAGVTVGIGFVGLNLVVELLSGSLGKAAQAMVERFGLQLTTLDVGWPAAAAISYGTLLGSLAIPVGIAVNILLLFIGWTKTLMVDMWNFWHAAFVASLVYAVTHDFALGLYAMIAYQVMIYLLADIIAPAIKKFYGFPNITFPHGTSAPGFLVAIPLNWIFDRIPGFNKIQADPDTIQKKFGIFGESTVMGLIIGLVIGILAGYDLQGISQLAVKTAAVMLLMPRMVSILMEGLSPISEAANSFVQKRFPGREVNIGMDSALSVGHPAVLSSSLILVPITILLAVILPGNKTLPFGDLATIPFVVCLMAAVFRGNIIRTVIGGSLYMISILYITSWAAPLVTASAKAAKFNLDGHSSITAMAEGGLWPTGLFIFAANHLPWLIISLILLASLAGLFYVNKVTKETKEV, from the coding sequence ATGTTTGATATCTTACAAAAGTTTATTGATTTAGGCGCAATTGTCGTTCTCCCTATCTTAATCTTCATCTTCGGGCTTCTATTAGGGACTCCAGCTCGTAAAGCTTTTAATGCAGGTGTTACAGTTGGGATTGGTTTTGTTGGTTTGAACTTAGTTGTTGAACTTCTGTCAGGAAGTTTGGGTAAAGCTGCTCAAGCAATGGTGGAACGTTTTGGTTTACAATTAACAACGCTTGACGTTGGCTGGCCGGCAGCAGCAGCTATTTCTTACGGGACACTATTAGGAAGTTTAGCCATTCCGGTTGGAATAGCAGTCAATATTTTGCTTTTATTTATAGGCTGGACAAAAACCTTGATGGTTGATATGTGGAATTTTTGGCATGCGGCCTTTGTAGCATCTTTAGTTTATGCAGTGACTCATGATTTTGCTTTAGGTCTCTATGCTATGATTGCTTATCAGGTGATGATTTATCTGCTAGCAGATATTATTGCACCAGCGATTAAGAAATTTTATGGCTTTCCAAATATAACCTTCCCCCACGGGACCTCAGCGCCGGGTTTTCTTGTGGCTATCCCTTTAAATTGGATTTTTGATCGCATCCCTGGCTTTAACAAAATTCAAGCTGACCCTGATACCATTCAAAAGAAATTTGGAATTTTTGGCGAAAGTACTGTTATGGGCTTAATTATTGGGTTAGTGATTGGTATATTAGCAGGTTACGACCTTCAAGGAATTTCTCAATTAGCGGTGAAAACAGCTGCTGTTATGCTCTTAATGCCTCGTATGGTCTCTATTTTAATGGAAGGCTTGTCACCTATCTCAGAAGCAGCTAATAGTTTTGTACAAAAACGTTTCCCTGGTCGGGAAGTCAACATCGGAATGGATTCAGCCTTATCAGTAGGTCATCCCGCGGTTCTTTCAAGTTCTTTAATTCTTGTTCCAATTACAATCTTACTTGCTGTTATTCTACCTGGTAATAAAACTTTACCATTTGGGGATCTAGCTACTATTCCATTTGTTGTTTGTTTAATGGCCGCTGTTTTTAGAGGTAATATTATCCGAACTGTTATTGGTGGTTCATTGTATATGATTTCTATTTTATATATTACATCTTGGGCAGCACCTCTTGTAACAGCTTCTGCAAAAGCTGCTAAGTTTAATCTTGATGGACATTCTAGTATTACGGCCATGGCAGAGGGAGGACTTTGGCCAACAGGTCTCTTCATTTTTGCGGCTAATCATTTACCATGGCTAATTATTAGTCTTATCTTATTAGCTTCCTTAGCGGGACTATTTTACGTCAATAAAGTTACTAAAGAAACAAAAGAGGTTTAA
- a CDS encoding BglG family transcription antiterminator — protein MNNRQKDLAITLLEQNSFMSAAQLAKTHQVSSKTIYSDLKELQDLFLTNDLFLTKVPRHGILVEGEGAHKAKLLASLRSQNELSINYKDYSEREARYLYKLILEADKQSVLDLALSFFLSETSVRRDLEKLEHYLRENKLLLSKQMGDVQIKGSEKDIRHFYRTYLISNFQLMSPQGDIPKTLSSIFPIEQVTDICDMIAKSTALYAFSIPSHLEIYLILDLLIASNRIRRQHCLKEASIEEDLKCLEVYPLASDLLSQALSIPVERLPDKDIKDICLTILSLGYVTIPDDKHEFHILTKHLIQKVSELSGIDFQADQYLYEKIANHMRPMIYRLKNGIRLENQTTEEIKKRYSILFNIVWLATKTLADNYQIAFLDSEIAFLTIYFQIAVEKIEKPLLIYVICPHGLATSELIINALKRVISPYDYLKKIDYTQITNHEAKKADMIISSVELSHVKEPYILVSPVLSQLEMEKIRDVYYSMVNGNRKTLSVINNHDVVNQSLISDLIGERIYLHQDCQSLEECIQYLVEHNDTNDNHTSAYKKSIMQREALGSTSVYTGIALPHASPDTVEVSQLSLLTLNAPIQWGTNQVRVIMLIAIKGGEEEVYKDALIHIYSKIDNQNFIKKLAEANTKNEFMRVLLGKES, from the coding sequence ATGAACAATAGACAAAAAGATTTAGCTATAACCCTATTGGAACAAAATAGTTTTATGAGTGCTGCTCAATTAGCAAAGACTCATCAGGTTTCTAGTAAGACCATCTATTCAGATTTAAAAGAGCTTCAAGACCTCTTTTTAACTAATGACCTCTTTTTAACTAAAGTTCCTAGGCATGGGATTCTTGTAGAAGGTGAAGGGGCTCATAAGGCTAAATTACTTGCAAGTTTAAGAAGTCAAAATGAATTAAGTATCAATTATAAGGATTATTCAGAACGCGAAGCACGTTACCTTTACAAACTAATTTTGGAGGCCGATAAACAGTCTGTTTTAGATTTAGCCTTATCCTTTTTCTTGAGTGAAACTTCTGTTAGACGGGACTTGGAAAAACTAGAACACTATTTACGTGAAAATAAGTTGCTTTTATCTAAGCAAATGGGGGATGTTCAGATTAAGGGGAGTGAGAAAGATATTCGTCATTTTTATCGTACTTATCTTATTTCTAACTTTCAGTTGATGTCTCCTCAGGGAGATATCCCAAAGACTCTTTCTTCGATTTTTCCTATAGAGCAGGTGACTGACATTTGTGACATGATTGCCAAATCTACGGCTTTATATGCTTTCTCAATTCCTAGTCATTTGGAAATCTATCTCATTTTAGATCTTTTGATTGCAAGTAATCGGATTAGACGACAACATTGTTTAAAGGAAGCAAGTATTGAGGAAGATTTGAAGTGCCTTGAAGTCTACCCTTTAGCAAGTGACTTGTTGAGTCAGGCTTTGTCCATACCAGTTGAGAGGTTGCCAGATAAGGATATTAAAGATATTTGTTTAACCATTTTATCACTAGGCTATGTCACTATCCCAGATGATAAGCATGAATTTCATATTTTAACTAAACACTTAATTCAGAAGGTTAGTGAACTGTCTGGTATTGATTTCCAAGCTGATCAGTACCTTTATGAAAAAATTGCCAACCATATGCGACCGATGATTTACCGCTTAAAAAATGGTATTCGTTTAGAAAATCAGACCACTGAAGAAATTAAAAAGCGTTACTCGATACTCTTCAACATTGTATGGTTAGCTACTAAGACACTGGCAGATAATTATCAGATTGCCTTTTTAGATTCGGAAATTGCTTTTTTGACAATTTATTTCCAAATTGCTGTTGAAAAAATTGAAAAGCCCTTATTAATCTATGTTATTTGTCCCCATGGTTTAGCCACTTCTGAACTCATTATCAATGCACTTAAACGGGTGATTTCTCCCTATGACTATCTCAAAAAGATAGATTATACCCAGATCACAAATCATGAAGCCAAAAAAGCAGATATGATTATTAGTTCGGTGGAATTGAGCCATGTTAAGGAACCCTACATATTAGTTAGTCCTGTTCTTAGTCAATTGGAGATGGAAAAAATACGAGATGTGTATTACTCCATGGTCAATGGAAATCGAAAGACCCTTTCTGTTATCAATAATCATGATGTTGTGAATCAGTCGCTTATCTCAGATTTAATAGGGGAGCGTATCTATTTACATCAAGATTGCCAATCATTAGAAGAGTGTATTCAATATCTTGTGGAACATAACGATACTAACGATAATCACACGTCAGCATACAAGAAATCTATCATGCAACGAGAGGCCTTAGGAAGCACCAGTGTCTATACTGGAATTGCCCTACCACATGCCAGTCCAGATACCGTTGAAGTATCACAATTAAGCCTTCTAACCCTAAATGCCCCGATTCAATGGGGGACTAATCAAGTTAGGGTAATTATGCTAATTGCTATTAAAGGTGGAGAAGAAGAAGTCTACAAAGATGCACTTATCCATATTTATTCGAAAATTGACAATCAGAATTTTATTAAAAAGCTGGCAGAAGCTAATACTAAGAATGAGTTTATGCGTGTATTATTAGGAAAGGAAAGTTAA
- a CDS encoding ABC transporter permease, protein MKVAWKELTYQPKKYLLIEFLIVIMIFMVVFLTGLTNGLGRAVSAQIENYGKINYLLSEDSEDIISFSHFSDQTLKEIKNQTSQKVAGMAIQRASLKKSSNSDTIDVTYFVVEDSSLVNPEVVSGHKLSTSKDQVVLDQSFKSHGIKLGDKILDSSSKHSLEVVGFAKDAMYGHSAVAFMRPQTFASLKKESMPGYKWQPQAFVSQEKFNTKDLPKEVTQLGQKDLIEKIPGYQAEHLTLTMITWVLLVASSAILGVFFYILTLQKLKQFGVLKAIGMSMSQISLIQMGQITMLSLLGVGIGLGLATGLAQVLPASMPFYLKWDHVLLVAISFILISMICGALSLLKVRKVDPLEVIGGNGE, encoded by the coding sequence ATGAAAGTAGCATGGAAAGAACTGACTTATCAGCCTAAGAAATACCTTTTAATTGAATTTTTAATTGTGATTATGATTTTTATGGTAGTTTTTTTGACGGGTTTAACCAATGGTTTGGGTCGTGCTGTTAGTGCTCAGATTGAAAACTATGGCAAGATTAATTATTTACTATCAGAGGACTCAGAGGATATCATTAGCTTCTCGCATTTTTCTGACCAGACTTTAAAAGAGATAAAGAACCAAACCAGTCAGAAGGTAGCGGGGATGGCTATTCAGAGAGCTAGTCTCAAAAAGAGTTCAAATTCAGATACGATTGATGTTACTTATTTTGTTGTCGAGGATAGTTCTTTGGTTAACCCTGAAGTTGTGTCAGGACATAAGCTATCAACAAGCAAAGATCAGGTTGTCCTCGATCAGTCCTTTAAGTCTCACGGGATTAAGCTAGGTGATAAGATTCTTGATAGTAGCAGTAAGCATTCACTTGAAGTGGTTGGCTTTGCTAAAGATGCTATGTACGGCCACAGCGCAGTTGCCTTTATGAGACCTCAAACGTTTGCAAGTCTTAAAAAAGAAAGCATGCCTGGTTACAAATGGCAACCACAAGCCTTTGTCTCTCAAGAGAAATTCAACACAAAAGATCTTCCTAAAGAGGTGACTCAATTGGGACAAAAGGATCTTATTGAGAAAATTCCTGGTTATCAAGCAGAGCATTTGACTTTAACCATGATTACCTGGGTTTTACTAGTAGCTTCTTCAGCAATCCTTGGTGTTTTCTTTTATATTTTAACCTTGCAAAAATTAAAACAGTTTGGAGTTCTCAAAGCGATTGGGATGTCTATGAGTCAAATTTCTTTGATTCAGATGGGGCAAATTACCATGCTTTCGCTTTTAGGTGTTGGTATTGGCCTTGGATTAGCAACTGGTCTGGCACAAGTCTTACCAGCTAGTATGCCTTTTTATCTGAAATGGGACCATGTCTTGCTAGTAGCGATAAGCTTTATCCTTATTTCGATGATTTGTGGGGCTCTATCCTTGTTGAAAGTTAGAAAAGTTGATCCTTTGGAAGTTATTGGTGGAAATGGAGAGTAA
- a CDS encoding methyltransferase domain-containing protein: MLAFSQTVDLFICPICHNGFQLAGRSLICPKRHTFDLAKQGYANLLLNAKKDAHYNKESFIRRSHILEAGYYRHILEAISSYLQPDKNTTILDVACGEGYYSRALAQTPNHQILAFDLSKESILLAAKKDLLNRVTWFVGDLAKLPLADQSVDIILDVFSPAHYQEFQRVLKPTGKIIKVVTASDHLKELRQVAASQISSKDYSNQSVITHFAQAFPDYAISHHSHTYPINQKDLSDFTQMTPLFFNVDTKQIEMESIREITIAADILIAKKL, translated from the coding sequence ATGCTCGCTTTTTCTCAGACCGTAGACCTCTTCATTTGCCCAATTTGTCATAACGGCTTCCAACTAGCCGGTCGCAGTCTTATCTGTCCTAAAAGGCACACCTTTGATTTGGCTAAACAAGGCTATGCCAATCTCCTACTCAATGCCAAAAAAGATGCCCACTACAATAAGGAATCTTTCATCAGGCGTAGCCATATTTTAGAGGCAGGCTATTATCGCCATATTTTAGAAGCTATAAGTAGCTATTTACAGCCAGATAAAAATACTACCATTTTGGATGTTGCTTGTGGGGAGGGCTATTATTCACGTGCACTAGCACAGACGCCTAATCATCAAATCTTAGCTTTCGATCTTTCTAAAGAGTCTATCCTATTGGCAGCCAAAAAAGATCTCCTAAATCGCGTCACTTGGTTCGTCGGTGACTTAGCCAAATTACCCTTGGCAGACCAAAGCGTAGACATCATACTAGATGTCTTTTCTCCTGCCCATTACCAAGAATTTCAAAGAGTCTTAAAACCCACAGGAAAAATTATCAAAGTAGTGACAGCTAGTGACCACCTTAAAGAACTACGTCAGGTTGCTGCTAGTCAAATCTCTTCTAAAGACTATTCTAACCAAAGTGTTATCACGCATTTCGCCCAGGCTTTTCCTGATTATGCAATCAGTCATCATAGCCACACCTACCCTATTAACCAAAAAGATTTAAGTGACTTTACTCAAATGACCCCACTATTTTTTAATGTTGATACCAAGCAGATTGAAATGGAATCTATCCGAGAAATTACTATAGCAGCTGATATTTTAATAGCAAAAAAACTTTAA
- a CDS encoding PTS sugar transporter subunit IIA — MNENLIFLQVSGIETAEEALTYLGNRLREQQFVKDTFVSAIIERENIFPTGLQFEGYGVALPHTDAKHVTQTQVAVMTLEKPVTFTQMASKDQEVAVQLIVMLAIKEAHSQLEMLQTLMGVLQDRDLVQDILACRANQQDQVLELLSSHNIL, encoded by the coding sequence ATGAATGAAAATTTAATATTTTTACAGGTTTCAGGTATAGAAACGGCAGAAGAAGCTTTGACGTATCTGGGAAACCGTCTTCGAGAACAGCAATTTGTTAAAGACACATTTGTTTCTGCAATCATTGAGCGCGAAAATATTTTTCCAACGGGTTTGCAATTTGAAGGCTACGGAGTGGCTTTACCCCACACGGATGCCAAACATGTCACTCAAACGCAAGTAGCAGTAATGACCTTAGAAAAGCCAGTTACCTTTACTCAGATGGCAAGCAAAGATCAGGAAGTTGCTGTTCAGTTAATCGTCATGTTGGCAATCAAAGAGGCTCATTCTCAGTTAGAAATGTTACAAACTTTGATGGGGGTGTTACAAGATAGAGACTTAGTTCAGGATATTTTAGCTTGTCGTGCTAACCAGCAAGATCAAGTATTAGAATTGTTATCATCACATAATATATTATAG
- a CDS encoding ABC transporter ATP-binding protein — protein sequence MALLELEHITKSFQDGDGRRTILNDLSLNIQQNEFVAILGPSGSGKSTLLSIAGLLLSADSGTITIAGQDLSHLKQQQWTKKRQELLGFIFQDHQLLPFMSIKDQLLMVAKMKGGQDKKEMMAEVTRLLEELDILNCQDKYPSHMSGGQKQRAAIARAFIGNPKLILADEPTASLDPKRGQDIARLIQEEVKSKQKAALMVTHDHAILDLVDKVYELKNGQLVRA from the coding sequence ATGGCATTATTAGAATTAGAACATATCACTAAAAGTTTTCAAGATGGGGATGGTCGTCGCACCATTCTAAATGATCTTAGCTTAAATATTCAACAGAATGAATTTGTAGCTATTTTAGGGCCCTCAGGGTCAGGGAAATCAACCCTTCTGTCTATTGCGGGGCTCCTTTTATCAGCTGATTCTGGTACTATTACGATTGCTGGTCAAGATTTGTCCCATTTGAAGCAACAGCAATGGACTAAAAAGCGTCAAGAATTACTAGGTTTTATTTTTCAGGATCATCAGCTTTTGCCCTTTATGTCAATTAAAGATCAACTGTTAATGGTAGCTAAGATGAAGGGCGGTCAGGACAAGAAAGAAATGATGGCAGAAGTTACTCGTCTTCTTGAAGAATTAGATATTCTTAACTGTCAAGATAAATACCCTAGCCATATGTCGGGGGGGCAAAAGCAGAGGGCTGCTATTGCGCGAGCTTTTATTGGGAATCCTAAGCTCATCCTAGCTGATGAACCAACAGCAAGTTTAGATCCCAAAAGGGGACAAGATATTGCTAGACTTATCCAAGAAGAAGTGAAAAGCAAGCAGAAAGCTGCGCTGATGGTAACTCATGACCACGCTATTTTAGATTTAGTTGACAAGGTATATGAGCTCAAAAATGGCCAGTTAGTCCGAGCTTAA
- a CDS encoding response regulator transcription factor, translating to MFAILVAEDDRSLNKIITTKLKQNHFTVYPVFNGQEALDVMEEHKVDLVITDIMMPILDGYGLLKLLRETGDKTPVLMITAKSQFESLEEAFRLEVDDYLVKPIRLPELLLRVQALLRRAGLEAEQKLVFAHTQLDYTQLTMTDLTKKTSIQLPPKEFYLLYKLLSRPEKVFTRLDLLDDIWGMEDDKDERLVDACVKRLRQKCKGNPDFDILAVRGLGYKGRLINGKS from the coding sequence ATGTTTGCCATTTTAGTTGCTGAAGACGATCGATCACTCAATAAAATTATCACGACTAAGCTTAAGCAGAATCATTTCACTGTTTATCCTGTTTTTAATGGTCAGGAAGCTTTAGATGTCATGGAAGAACATAAGGTTGATTTGGTCATTACGGATATTATGATGCCTATTTTGGACGGCTATGGGTTATTAAAGCTGTTAAGGGAAACTGGTGATAAGACGCCAGTCTTAATGATTACAGCCAAGTCACAATTTGAGTCCCTAGAAGAAGCTTTTCGCTTGGAGGTCGATGACTATTTGGTCAAGCCGATTCGGTTGCCAGAATTACTCTTACGAGTTCAAGCCTTGCTTCGACGAGCAGGTTTAGAAGCAGAACAAAAATTGGTCTTTGCCCATACACAATTGGACTATACTCAGTTAACCATGACTGACCTAACAAAGAAAACGTCTATCCAATTACCACCCAAGGAGTTTTATTTGCTCTATAAACTTTTGAGTCGGCCAGAAAAAGTGTTTACGCGGCTTGATTTATTAGATGATATTTGGGGAATGGAAGACGACAAAGATGAACGACTGGTAGATGCTTGTGTGAAAAGGCTTCGGCAAAAATGCAAGGGAAATCCTGACTTTGATATTCTAGCAGTTCGTGGGCTTGGTTATAAAGGGAGACTTATAAATGGCAAAAGCTAA
- a CDS encoding helix-turn-helix domain-containing protein translates to MENKVLQEYISKRIRLLRLNKGLTQEQLEEKADLGTNYVYKLENQSTNVKVKTLEKVMKALEVDFEEFFDISLVEKNEDLSELLVQIKELSSGQQDRVIKALSTLVGEIKGEK, encoded by the coding sequence ATGGAAAATAAAGTTTTGCAGGAGTATATTTCAAAGAGAATACGACTGCTACGATTGAATAAAGGTTTAACCCAGGAACAACTGGAAGAAAAAGCTGATCTTGGGACCAATTACGTTTATAAATTGGAAAACCAATCCACTAACGTAAAAGTCAAAACTTTAGAAAAGGTAATGAAAGCACTAGAAGTTGATTTTGAAGAATTTTTTGATATTAGTCTGGTTGAAAAAAATGAAGATTTATCTGAGTTATTAGTGCAAATCAAAGAACTTTCCTCAGGTCAACAAGATAGAGTAATCAAGGCCCTATCTACTTTAGTTGGAGAAATAAAAGGCGAGAAATAA